Proteins encoded within one genomic window of Triticum aestivum cultivar Chinese Spring chromosome 2D, IWGSC CS RefSeq v2.1, whole genome shotgun sequence:
- the LOC123052779 gene encoding uncharacterized protein: MGDVSTIQRPSDIVPKGDQVGGLVSAVWTNDTHKMYISSMEASFMQQLYGQQQHHHHATPDKSMIHVGSGHGLKVLQEGAFDNPRSEKNVPRLRDVGARGLPEDPWARRFKPRDSAMNRRGDGVGSSDGESGTNQFK, translated from the exons ATGGGGGACGTGTCCACGATTCAACGCCCATCCGACATTGTCCCCAAG GGTGATCAGGTTGGGGGGCTGGTGTCGGCCGTATGGACCAACGACACCCACAAAATGTACATCAGCTCCATGGAGGCGTCCTTCATGCAGCAGCTCTATGgccagcagcagcaccaccaccacgccaCTCCCGACAAGAGCATGATCCATGTGGGTAGTGGCCATGGGCTCAAGGTGCTCCAAGAGGGAGCGTTTGATAACCCCAGGTCTGAGAAGAACGTGCCTCGCCTGCGTGATGTTGGTGCACGAGGCCTGCCCGAGGATCCGTGGGCGAGGCGTTTCAAGCCACGCGATTCCGCTATGAATCGTCGTGGTGATGGGGTTGGTTCTTCCGATGGTGAATCGGGCACCAATCAGTTCAAGTGA